The following coding sequences lie in one Devosia litorisediminis genomic window:
- a CDS encoding ABC transporter ATP-binding protein — protein sequence MAQVSLKAIKKNYGATQVIKGVDIEIGDGEFVVFVGPSGCGKSTLLRMIAGLEDISGGTLTIGDTVVNDLPPKDRRIAMVFQSYAIFPHMTVRENLAFGLTIANAPQAEKDAKVAEAARILQMEHLLDRRPSQLSGGQRQRVAIGRAIVRKPAVFLFDEPLSNLDAALRVDMRMELSKLHADLGATMVYVTHDQVEAMTLADKIVVLNGGVVQQIGTPLELYHTPANLFVAGFMGSPKMNLLKARIEAIGPDSVTVTSQDLGSMVLPRTNPELKLGDDVTVGLRPHHLGETGDHRIEGRIVLVERLGNETLAAMQLKSGQQIIAALPGDVAVAAGETLSLATQADKASLFLPSGDAA from the coding sequence ATGGCGCAGGTTTCCCTCAAGGCCATCAAGAAGAACTACGGCGCCACCCAGGTGATCAAGGGCGTCGATATCGAGATCGGCGATGGCGAATTCGTGGTGTTTGTTGGCCCATCGGGATGCGGGAAATCCACCCTGCTGCGCATGATCGCCGGGCTTGAAGACATCTCGGGGGGCACGCTGACCATTGGCGACACCGTGGTCAACGACCTGCCCCCCAAGGATCGCCGCATTGCCATGGTGTTCCAGAGCTATGCGATTTTCCCGCACATGACCGTGCGCGAAAACCTCGCCTTCGGGCTGACCATCGCCAATGCCCCGCAGGCCGAAAAGGACGCCAAGGTCGCCGAGGCCGCCCGCATCCTGCAAATGGAGCATCTGCTCGATCGCCGCCCCAGCCAGCTCTCGGGCGGGCAGCGCCAGCGCGTTGCCATCGGCCGCGCCATTGTGCGCAAGCCGGCCGTGTTTCTGTTCGATGAACCGCTGAGCAATCTCGATGCCGCGCTGCGCGTCGACATGCGCATGGAGCTCTCCAAACTGCATGCCGATCTGGGCGCGACCATGGTCTATGTCACCCATGATCAGGTCGAAGCCATGACGCTGGCCGACAAGATCGTGGTGCTCAATGGCGGCGTGGTGCAGCAGATCGGCACCCCGCTCGAGCTCTATCACACCCCGGCAAACCTGTTTGTGGCAGGCTTTATGGGCTCGCCAAAGATGAACCTGCTCAAGGCAAGGATCGAGGCAATCGGCCCCGACAGCGTCACCGTGACCTCGCAGGATCTGGGCAGCATGGTGCTGCCCCGCACCAATCCCGAGCTCAAGCTGGGTGATGATGTCACCGTGGGCCTGCGTCCGCACCATCTGGGGGAAACGGGCGATCACCGCATTGAAGGGCGCATTGTGCTGGTGGAACGGCTCGGCAATGAAACACTGGCCGCCATGCAACTCAAATCGGGTCAGCAGATCATTGCTGCCCTGCCCGGCGATGTTGCCGTGGCTGCTGGCGAAACCCTGAGCCTGGCTACCCAGGCCGACAAGGCCAGCCTGTTCCTGCCGTCAGGCGATGCCGCCTGA
- the hisD gene encoding histidinol dehydrogenase, giving the protein MPVWLKRGKDAAARAQADQQVRTTVEAILADIDARGDTAVRELSAKFDNWHAPEFRLSQRDIDACLAQLSAQDLHDIEFAQTQVRNFARLQKDTMLELEVETLPGVTLGHKHVPISAVGCYVPGGKYPLLASAHMSVITAKVAGCERVITCAPPFGGKPAPAVVAAQAMAGADEIYVLGGIQAIGAMAIGTETIAPIDMLVGPGNAFVAEAKRQLFGRVGIDLFAGPTETLIIADESVDGEICATDLLGQAEHGPTSPAILLTTSEKLARDTMAEIERLLAILPTGEIARTSWTDFGEIIVCDSHAEMLVEADRIASEHVQVMTDRDLWFRDNLRNYGALFLGPRTNVAYGDKVIGTNHTLPTMRAARYTGGLWVGKFLKTCTWQTVTTDAASSMIGEYGSRLSMLEGFVGHAEQANIRVRRYGGRNVPYGTGASVPAASVE; this is encoded by the coding sequence ATGCCGGTATGGCTCAAGCGCGGCAAGGATGCTGCGGCGCGCGCGCAGGCGGATCAACAGGTCCGCACTACGGTGGAAGCCATTCTGGCCGATATCGATGCGCGCGGTGACACGGCGGTGCGTGAGCTGTCGGCAAAGTTCGACAATTGGCATGCCCCTGAATTCCGCCTCAGCCAGCGGGACATCGATGCCTGCCTGGCACAGTTGAGCGCGCAGGATCTGCACGATATCGAGTTCGCCCAGACGCAGGTGCGCAATTTCGCACGACTGCAAAAAGACACCATGCTTGAACTCGAAGTGGAGACGCTGCCCGGCGTGACGCTGGGTCACAAGCATGTGCCGATCAGTGCGGTGGGGTGCTATGTGCCGGGGGGGAAATACCCCTTGCTGGCATCGGCCCATATGTCGGTGATCACCGCCAAGGTCGCCGGTTGCGAGCGGGTAATTACCTGTGCGCCGCCTTTTGGCGGCAAGCCCGCCCCAGCGGTGGTGGCAGCGCAGGCCATGGCGGGCGCTGACGAAATCTACGTGCTGGGTGGCATTCAGGCCATTGGCGCCATGGCGATCGGTACCGAGACAATCGCGCCCATCGATATGCTGGTGGGCCCCGGCAATGCCTTTGTTGCCGAGGCCAAGCGGCAGCTGTTTGGCCGGGTCGGTATCGACCTGTTCGCCGGTCCGACCGAAACGCTGATCATCGCCGATGAGAGCGTTGACGGGGAAATCTGCGCTACTGACCTATTGGGGCAGGCCGAGCATGGTCCGACCTCACCGGCTATCTTGCTGACGACGTCGGAAAAGCTGGCACGCGATACCATGGCGGAAATCGAGCGGCTGCTGGCCATTCTGCCGACGGGTGAAATTGCACGGACCTCCTGGACCGATTTTGGCGAAATCATTGTCTGCGACAGCCATGCCGAGATGCTGGTCGAAGCGGATCGGATCGCTTCGGAACATGTGCAGGTGATGACCGACCGCGATCTGTGGTTCCGGGATAATCTGCGCAATTACGGAGCACTGTTTCTCGGGCCGCGCACCAATGTTGCCTATGGCGACAAGGTCATCGGCACCAACCATACGCTGCCCACCATGCGCGCAGCGCGCTATACTGGAGGGCTGTGGGTGGGCAAGTTCCTCAAGACCTGCACCTGGCAGACAGTCACGACCGATGCAGCATCAAGCATGATCGGCGAATATGGCTCGCGCCTCTCCATGCTGGAGGGCTTTGTCGGCCATGCCGAGCAGGCCAATATACGCGTGCGCCGCTATGGCGGGCGCAATGTGCCCTATGGCACGGGGGCGAGTGTTCCTGCGGCGTCTGTCGAGTAA
- a CDS encoding cupin domain-containing protein — protein sequence MSRIEVEQHWSRPNGMLPNSRFPLLVHRNGIPGGGADAVQARFRGNGWLNNWRYPGVYTYPHFHSTTHECLGVAAGWMEVELFGKGGLRMRVNAGDVIVMPAGVSHSMVGQSDDVLMVGGYPDGRDWDNMQEEHLTEELRRAAAKRIMMLPIPPRDPVTGEAMIEWIEAPSTVEADLNDFRDGLDAL from the coding sequence ATGTCCAGGATCGAGGTCGAGCAGCATTGGTCGCGGCCCAATGGCATGCTGCCAAACAGCCGGTTTCCGCTGCTGGTGCATCGCAATGGTATTCCGGGCGGCGGCGCGGACGCCGTTCAGGCACGTTTTCGCGGCAATGGCTGGCTGAACAACTGGCGCTATCCGGGGGTCTATACCTATCCCCATTTCCATTCGACCACGCATGAATGCCTGGGCGTGGCCGCAGGCTGGATGGAGGTCGAGCTGTTCGGCAAGGGCGGGCTGCGCATGCGCGTGAATGCGGGCGATGTGATCGTGATGCCCGCCGGGGTGTCGCACAGCATGGTCGGTCAGTCCGATGATGTGCTCATGGTTGGCGGTTATCCCGATGGTCGCGACTGGGACAATATGCAGGAAGAGCATCTGACCGAAGAGCTGCGGCGTGCCGCAGCCAAGCGCATTATGATGCTGCCCATTCCCCCGCGCGATCCGGTCACCGGAGAAGCCATGATCGAGTGGATCGAGGCGCCATCAACGGTCGAGGCTGATCTCAACGATTTCCGCGATGGTCTGGACGCGCTCTAG
- a CDS encoding aldo/keto reductase, with the protein MHSEPMVSGIPQMGYGTWNRPGAEASNGVRWALEAGCRHIDTAQGYDNEADVARGIAEAGVPRQDIFITTKVKPDNFGPGKLVDSVRESLDKLQTDQVDLLLLHWPSPHNEFPLEVYMSQFAEAFDAGLAKRIGVSNFTKALLDETRMLLGDRPITTNQVECHVYMQNRPIIDYCEGLGMPVTAYAPLARGAVVGDAVLERIGKAHEATGEQVALAFLMARGHIVIPSSGKKERIIANLRHVFSSSMRRTSRLSRRSTRECGWSTAPGVPSGTSSTATPFEN; encoded by the coding sequence ATGCACAGCGAACCAATGGTCAGCGGCATTCCGCAAATGGGCTATGGCACCTGGAACCGTCCCGGCGCGGAAGCCAGCAATGGTGTGCGCTGGGCGCTGGAGGCCGGGTGCCGCCACATCGATACCGCGCAGGGTTATGACAATGAGGCGGACGTAGCGCGCGGCATCGCCGAGGCTGGCGTGCCGCGGCAGGACATCTTTATCACCACCAAGGTGAAGCCGGACAATTTCGGGCCTGGCAAGCTGGTGGATTCCGTGCGGGAAAGCCTCGACAAGCTGCAGACCGATCAGGTCGATCTGCTGCTGTTGCACTGGCCATCGCCGCACAATGAATTTCCGCTAGAAGTCTATATGAGCCAGTTCGCCGAGGCGTTCGACGCCGGATTGGCCAAGCGCATCGGGGTATCCAACTTCACCAAGGCGCTGCTGGATGAAACCAGAATGCTGCTTGGCGATCGGCCGATCACCACCAACCAGGTGGAGTGTCACGTCTATATGCAGAACCGGCCAATCATTGATTATTGCGAGGGGCTGGGCATGCCCGTCACCGCCTATGCGCCGCTGGCGCGGGGGGCCGTGGTTGGTGATGCCGTGCTGGAACGGATCGGCAAGGCCCATGAGGCTACCGGCGAGCAGGTGGCGCTGGCCTTCCTGATGGCCAGGGGGCACATCGTCATTCCCTCTTCGGGCAAGAAGGAGCGGATCATCGCCAATTTGCGGCACGTCTTCTCAAGCTCGATGCGCAGGACATCAAGGCTATCGAGGCGCTCGACAAGGGAATGCGGCTGGTCAACGGCCCCTGGTGTCCCGTCTGGGACGTCTAGTACCGCAACGCCATTTGAGAACTGA
- a CDS encoding sugar phosphate isomerase/epimerase family protein encodes MTYRKAYQLYSSRNFPPLAAQLPILKAMGYDAIEPWLPAYEEDPGLFRQQLDDAGLACYGFHMPLAGLVEAPQRYIEIAQTLGATYLIPPYVTAEEREPTVSYWRGLGEKLARGAELANAAGLEVAWHNHDFEFVPLADGSRPIDHIFAAGGSGVKFEIDCGWIVRAGADPAAELRRFADRIVIIQTKDTAPLGTKLDDGWTATGDGIIDWQALAPLFEKTKADHLVTEHDNPSDWQAFASRSINHLNALGL; translated from the coding sequence ATGACCTATCGCAAAGCCTATCAGCTCTATTCGTCGCGCAATTTCCCGCCACTGGCGGCGCAATTGCCGATCCTCAAGGCGATGGGATACGACGCCATCGAGCCCTGGTTGCCCGCCTATGAGGAAGATCCGGGGTTGTTCCGCCAGCAACTCGATGATGCGGGGCTGGCCTGTTATGGCTTTCACATGCCGCTGGCCGGGCTTGTCGAGGCGCCGCAGCGTTATATCGAGATTGCCCAGACGCTGGGGGCCACCTATCTGATCCCGCCCTATGTCACCGCCGAAGAGCGCGAGCCGACGGTTTCCTACTGGCGCGGGCTGGGCGAAAAACTGGCCCGCGGCGCCGAACTGGCAAATGCTGCGGGGCTCGAGGTCGCCTGGCACAATCATGATTTCGAGTTCGTGCCGCTGGCCGATGGCAGCCGGCCGATCGACCATATCTTTGCGGCGGGCGGGTCGGGCGTGAAGTTCGAGATCGACTGTGGCTGGATCGTGCGTGCCGGGGCCGACCCGGCGGCAGAACTGCGCCGTTTCGCGGACCGCATCGTGATCATCCAGACCAAGGACACCGCGCCTCTGGGCACCAAGCTGGACGATGGCTGGACGGCCACGGGCGATGGCATCATCGACTGGCAGGCGCTCGCGCCGCTGTTTGAGAAAACCAAGGCTGACCACCTCGTCACCGAACACGATAATCCAAGCGACTGGCAGGCTTTTGCCAGCCGGTCGATCAATCACCTCAATGCGCTGGGCCTTTAG
- a CDS encoding VOC family protein, translated as MDKRLLDEDEVMQICFVTDDVVKSAQWFADLTGKPMPSEGRAAPAEEAKAIYRGKPSDVGCRIMMFKFGNIDVEFLEPGPEKSAWRDLLEEKGPGCHHIAFRTRNLTKRDAYLESKGHPLLQRGEFDGSHGRYAYYDTVKDLGVMIELLEFDKDKEAQP; from the coding sequence ATGGACAAGCGCCTGCTTGATGAAGACGAAGTGATGCAGATCTGCTTTGTCACCGATGATGTGGTGAAGTCTGCGCAGTGGTTTGCCGATCTGACGGGCAAGCCGATGCCAAGCGAGGGCCGCGCCGCTCCGGCAGAGGAAGCCAAGGCCATCTATCGCGGCAAGCCCAGCGATGTCGGTTGCCGGATCATGATGTTCAAATTCGGCAATATCGATGTCGAATTTCTCGAACCCGGTCCTGAAAAGAGCGCCTGGCGCGACCTGCTCGAGGAGAAGGGCCCGGGTTGTCACCACATCGCTTTCCGCACGCGCAATCTGACCAAGCGCGATGCCTATCTTGAATCCAAGGGTCATCCGTTGCTGCAGCGCGGCGAGTTCGACGGCAGCCATGGGCGCTACGCCTATTACGACACGGTCAAGGATCTGGGCGTGATGATCGAACTGCTCGAGTTCGACAAGGACAAGGAAGCCCAGCCCTGA
- a CDS encoding ABC transporter substrate-binding protein, whose protein sequence is MMKKTLAGLATAILLSSTAYASEIVVYHSWSSGPEVAALNIIKDGIEAKGHTWTDIAIPHDTGSNVNLMNLVTGGSPPNVFMESNPGVFRDLAALGFGRPVTAFFNEQGITEHLPLAVAKSITVDGEIVKIPTALHIDGMAYYNMEVAKAAGVDPSSWGSLDAMFADFQKVSDAGYVPLAIGGQQWQVGYLFHALAAATGGVDFYNGVYGAEPDPAVLDSAEMRNLLDTLRRFQEAADEGSANREWNVTTNMVITGKALMQIHGDWMKGEWTAAGKTAGTDFGCMQIPGAKAVVATVDSWGLLGGQSPEMDQAELDFASVVVDPQVQADFAMAKGSTPVRLDAPESALDACSEEVLHILSDPAHQVQNPHSMSDADWQNSIWDVVFNFWSDPSMSVDDAIAQMQDNYETILG, encoded by the coding sequence ATGATGAAGAAGACCCTAGCCGGACTTGCTACAGCCATCCTGCTCAGCTCTACCGCCTATGCCAGCGAAATCGTGGTGTACCACTCCTGGTCTTCGGGCCCGGAAGTGGCAGCGCTCAATATCATCAAGGATGGCATTGAAGCCAAAGGCCACACCTGGACCGATATCGCCATTCCGCATGATACCGGCTCCAATGTGAATTTGATGAACCTGGTCACCGGCGGTAGCCCACCAAATGTGTTCATGGAATCCAATCCCGGTGTGTTCCGCGATCTGGCCGCACTTGGCTTTGGTCGTCCGGTCACCGCGTTCTTCAATGAACAGGGTATCACCGAGCACCTGCCGCTGGCGGTTGCCAAGTCGATCACGGTGGACGGCGAGATCGTCAAGATCCCGACTGCACTGCATATCGATGGCATGGCGTATTACAATATGGAGGTGGCCAAGGCTGCCGGGGTCGATCCCTCCAGTTGGGGTTCGCTCGACGCCATGTTCGCTGATTTCCAGAAGGTGAGCGATGCGGGCTATGTACCGCTGGCCATTGGTGGGCAGCAGTGGCAGGTCGGCTATCTGTTCCATGCGCTGGCGGCCGCCACGGGCGGCGTCGACTTCTACAATGGCGTTTATGGCGCAGAGCCTGATCCGGCGGTGCTCGACAGTGCCGAAATGCGCAATCTGCTCGATACGCTGCGGCGCTTCCAGGAAGCGGCCGACGAAGGCTCGGCCAATCGCGAATGGAACGTGACCACCAATATGGTGATCACCGGCAAGGCGCTGATGCAGATCCATGGCGACTGGATGAAGGGCGAATGGACCGCTGCGGGCAAGACTGCCGGCACCGACTTTGGCTGCATGCAGATCCCGGGTGCCAAGGCCGTTGTGGCCACGGTCGATAGCTGGGGCCTGCTGGGCGGCCAGTCGCCTGAAATGGACCAGGCCGAACTCGACTTTGCCTCGGTGGTGGTTGATCCGCAGGTGCAGGCCGATTTCGCCATGGCCAAGGGCTCGACCCCGGTCCGGCTTGATGCGCCTGAATCTGCGCTGGATGCCTGTTCCGAAGAAGTGCTGCACATCCTGTCTGATCCGGCCCACCAAGTGCAGAACCCGCATTCGATGAGCGATGCCGACTGGCAGAACTCGATCTGGGATGTGGTGTTCAACTTCTGGAGCGATCCGAGCATGAGCGTGGATGATGCCATCGCGCAGATGCAGGACAATTACGAGACCATCCTGGGCTAA
- a CDS encoding ABC transporter ATP-binding protein → MPTVSFEHIVKSYGSLTVLNDLNLAVEDGDFLVLLGPSGCGKTTLLNLLAGLLEVTDGRIMIGDRDVTDLDPKDRGLAMVFQSYALYPTKTVHGNLKFGLSASKLPREEIEQRIAWAAKLLQIEPLLHRKPGQLSGGQRQRVAIGRALVKNVGVFLFDEPLSNLDAKLRTEMRLEIKKLHDELKSTIVYVTHDQIEAMTMATKIAVMDGGVIQQFGTPDEIYERPANLFVAGFIGSPAMNLREATLRVNGSKVTADLAAGMALDLTGYDFETAPQDGTRIIVGLRPEHFGVPDMAEPNAAASFTLPVQYTERTGSDATVYLSLDNQLLALRVAPDAASRLKPGTSVSVDFMPGKANIFDAQTGRRM, encoded by the coding sequence ATGCCAACTGTCAGCTTCGAACACATCGTCAAAAGCTACGGGTCCCTAACGGTCCTCAATGACCTCAACCTTGCGGTGGAGGACGGCGACTTTCTGGTGCTGCTGGGGCCAAGTGGCTGCGGCAAGACCACGCTGCTCAACCTGCTGGCCGGGCTGCTCGAGGTGACCGACGGGCGCATCATGATCGGGGATCGCGATGTCACTGATCTGGACCCCAAGGATCGTGGGCTGGCCATGGTGTTTCAGTCCTATGCGCTCTATCCGACCAAGACCGTGCACGGGAACCTCAAATTCGGCCTTTCGGCCAGCAAGCTGCCGCGCGAGGAGATCGAGCAACGCATCGCCTGGGCGGCCAAGCTGCTGCAGATCGAGCCGCTGCTGCATCGCAAGCCGGGGCAGCTCTCGGGTGGGCAGCGCCAGCGCGTCGCCATTGGCCGGGCGCTGGTCAAGAATGTCGGGGTGTTCCTTTTTGATGAGCCGTTGAGCAATCTCGATGCCAAGCTGCGCACCGAAATGCGGCTTGAGATCAAGAAGCTGCACGACGAGCTGAAGTCCACCATCGTGTATGTCACCCACGACCAGATCGAGGCCATGACCATGGCCACCAAGATCGCGGTGATGGATGGCGGGGTGATCCAGCAGTTTGGCACACCCGACGAAATCTATGAGCGGCCCGCCAATCTGTTCGTGGCCGGGTTTATCGGTTCACCCGCGATGAATTTGCGTGAAGCCACGCTGCGCGTGAATGGATCAAAAGTCACCGCCGATCTGGCGGCGGGCATGGCGCTCGATCTGACCGGTTATGATTTCGAGACTGCGCCGCAGGACGGCACCCGCATCATTGTGGGGTTGCGGCCCGAGCATTTTGGCGTGCCCGACATGGCCGAGCCCAATGCGGCGGCCAGCTTCACCCTGCCGGTGCAATACACCGAACGCACCGGCTCGGATGCCACCGTCTACCTCAGTCTCGACAACCAATTGCTTGCCCTGCGGGTCGCTCCCGACGCTGCAAGCCGGCTCAAGCCCGGCACCAGCGTCTCGGTCGATTTCATGCCGGGCAAAGCCAATATCTTCGACGCCCAGACCGGGCGGCGGATGTGA
- a CDS encoding carbohydrate ABC transporter permease yields MSQISVTQRAAGAAEVPVSRAPYFPRKKKGISPQSIAIIVFLSMCALFFCIPLYVVVVTSFKTMDQIREGAIFALPQVWTLDAWDHAWNKACSGINCNGLKVGFWNSVMILFPSLALSIGLSMVTGYALALWNVRWAGGFLFLLFICAFVPFQIIMYPLIVMTSTAKVYGTLWGVAIIHAVLAMPVLTLIFRNYYKDIPQEIMSAAVMDSGSFWKIFIEIILPMSGNILIVVLILQITNIWNDYLIGVTFGGLNGQPMTVNLANLVTISTGTTNYAHNMAAALLTAIPPLVVYFVVGKLFVQGVTSGAIKG; encoded by the coding sequence ATGAGCCAGATATCGGTGACCCAACGCGCCGCCGGCGCTGCAGAAGTGCCTGTGAGCCGAGCGCCCTATTTCCCGCGCAAGAAGAAGGGGATCTCGCCGCAGTCGATAGCCATCATCGTGTTTTTGAGCATGTGCGCGCTGTTCTTCTGCATCCCGCTCTATGTGGTGGTGGTGACCTCGTTCAAGACCATGGATCAAATCCGCGAAGGGGCGATCTTCGCGCTGCCCCAGGTCTGGACGCTCGATGCGTGGGACCATGCCTGGAACAAGGCCTGCTCGGGTATCAACTGTAATGGGCTCAAGGTCGGGTTCTGGAACTCGGTCATGATCCTGTTCCCCTCGCTGGCCCTGTCCATCGGGCTATCAATGGTGACGGGCTATGCGCTGGCGCTGTGGAATGTGCGCTGGGCGGGCGGGTTTTTGTTCCTGCTGTTCATCTGCGCTTTCGTGCCGTTCCAGATCATCATGTATCCGCTGATCGTGATGACCTCGACGGCCAAGGTCTACGGCACCCTATGGGGCGTGGCGATCATCCATGCCGTGCTGGCCATGCCGGTGTTGACGCTGATTTTCCGGAATTACTACAAAGACATACCGCAGGAGATCATGAGCGCAGCGGTCATGGATTCAGGCTCGTTCTGGAAGATATTCATCGAGATCATCCTGCCCATGAGCGGCAATATCCTGATCGTGGTGCTGATCCTGCAGATCACCAATATCTGGAATGACTATCTGATCGGGGTGACTTTTGGGGGCCTGAACGGGCAGCCCATGACGGTCAATCTGGCCAATCTGGTCACCATCTCCACCGGTACAACCAATTACGCACACAACATGGCGGCCGCCCTGCTGACCGCTATCCCTCCGCTCGTCGTCTATTTCGTGGTGGGAAAGCTGTTCGTGCAGGGCGTCACTTCCGGCGCGATCAAGGGATAA
- a CDS encoding carbohydrate ABC transporter permease, giving the protein MKTMRWSRISPQAALMPAVAVTLVAFVGSILWTVYLSFTRSRRLPEYGIDWSEWGRQYNRLFRDAGWEISLRNLIVLGLGSALAIVFGFILAAMIDKEKRGESLFRTVFLYPLAVSLIVTGAAWRWILNPTLGAQSFLRGLGWQVDFNWLAQPDTAMYAIILASVWQSAGFYMALMLAGLKGINSEIWSAAKLDGVPLWRLYVEIVIPMMKFTFITCAILLSLGVIKAYDVVVAMTNGGPGQSTWVPAYFTINALSAKSNLGYASAAAVMMLIITLVVFVPLVALTAWQQRKGVAR; this is encoded by the coding sequence ATGAAGACCATGCGATGGAGTCGCATATCGCCACAGGCTGCGCTGATGCCAGCGGTCGCTGTCACGCTGGTGGCCTTTGTGGGCTCGATCCTGTGGACCGTCTATCTCAGCTTTACCCGCAGCCGCCGTCTGCCCGAATATGGCATCGACTGGTCTGAATGGGGACGGCAGTACAACCGCCTGTTCCGCGATGCCGGCTGGGAAATCTCGCTGCGCAATCTGATCGTCCTGGGTCTGGGCAGCGCGCTGGCCATCGTCTTCGGGTTCATTCTGGCTGCAATGATCGACAAGGAAAAGCGCGGCGAAAGCCTGTTCCGCACGGTGTTTCTGTATCCGCTGGCGGTGTCGCTGATTGTTACCGGCGCTGCCTGGCGCTGGATCCTCAATCCGACCCTGGGCGCCCAGAGCTTTCTGCGGGGGCTGGGCTGGCAGGTCGATTTCAACTGGTTGGCGCAGCCCGATACGGCAATGTACGCCATCATTCTGGCCTCGGTCTGGCAGAGCGCGGGCTTTTACATGGCCCTGATGCTGGCCGGGCTCAAAGGCATCAATTCTGAAATCTGGAGCGCGGCCAAGCTGGACGGCGTGCCGTTATGGCGGCTCTATGTCGAGATCGTCATTCCGATGATGAAGTTCACCTTCATCACCTGTGCCATCCTGCTCTCTCTGGGTGTGATCAAGGCCTATGACGTGGTGGTCGCCATGACCAATGGCGGGCCGGGCCAGTCCACCTGGGTGCCTGCCTATTTCACCATCAATGCGCTCTCGGCCAAATCCAATCTTGGCTACGCCTCGGCTGCGGCGGTGATGATGCTGATCATTACGCTGGTCGTATTCGTGCCGCTGGTGGCTCTGACCGCCTGGCAGCAGCGCAAGGGAGTTGCCCGATGA
- a CDS encoding aldo/keto reductase, whose protein sequence is MTSNPIPMLGFGTYGRRGPEGVDAMLTALETGYRHLDTAQDYENETEVGQAVARSGLPRESIFVTTKIAPRHYPRGSLLPSLRESLDKLSLDQVDLTLLHWPSPNDEVPLAHYVEQLAEARSSGLSRLIGVSNFTIDLLEQTIAMLGKDAIANNQFELNPHMQNKRLADFSQSKGILVTCYLPIAHGTLGDDPILQDIARTHDATVAQIAIAFELAKGYAAIPTSGKPERIRENYAASKIVLTPQQIASIATLDQGKRRIDPEWGPKWD, encoded by the coding sequence GTGACATCAAACCCAATCCCCATGCTCGGCTTCGGCACTTATGGCCGTAGAGGGCCCGAAGGCGTGGACGCCATGCTCACCGCGCTTGAAACCGGATACCGCCACCTGGACACCGCACAGGACTATGAAAACGAGACCGAGGTCGGGCAGGCGGTTGCCCGCTCGGGCTTGCCGCGCGAGTCGATTTTCGTCACCACCAAGATTGCGCCGCGCCATTATCCCAGGGGGTCATTGCTGCCCTCACTGCGCGAAAGCCTGGACAAGCTGAGCCTGGACCAGGTTGACCTGACCCTGCTGCACTGGCCCTCCCCCAATGACGAAGTGCCACTGGCCCATTATGTCGAACAATTGGCGGAAGCCCGGAGTTCCGGGCTTTCCCGGCTAATCGGCGTCTCCAATTTCACGATCGACCTGCTCGAGCAAACCATCGCTATGCTGGGCAAGGATGCCATTGCCAACAATCAGTTCGAGCTCAACCCCCATATGCAGAACAAGCGGCTGGCCGATTTCTCTCAGTCCAAGGGCATCCTTGTGACCTGCTATCTGCCCATTGCCCACGGCACCCTGGGGGACGATCCCATCTTGCAGGACATTGCCCGGACCCATGACGCGACGGTGGCGCAGATCGCCATCGCGTTCGAGCTGGCCAAGGGCTACGCGGCCATTCCGACCTCGGGCAAGCCGGAACGCATTCGCGAAAACTACGCCGCCAGCAAGATCGTCCTGACGCCCCAGCAGATCGCCAGCATTGCCACGCTGGATCAGGGCAAGCGCCGCATCGATCCCGAATGGGGACCCAAATGGGACTAA
- a CDS encoding VOC family protein, whose product MKGITGFGHLAIKVKDLDKSLDFWEKRLGFPEMLRLKHDNGETWLVYLRITDDVFLEVFPGAENDRAPGWNANGANHLCLTIDDLDATVARIQDAGIALTSQIQMGLDGNRQAWIEDPDGNRIELMEMNPDCLQLQAIARLHAEGR is encoded by the coding sequence ATGAAGGGTATTACGGGCTTTGGCCATCTGGCGATCAAGGTGAAGGACCTCGATAAGTCACTCGACTTCTGGGAGAAGCGCCTGGGTTTTCCCGAAATGCTGCGTCTCAAGCACGATAATGGCGAAACCTGGCTGGTGTATCTGCGCATCACCGATGATGTGTTTCTCGAAGTGTTTCCGGGCGCTGAAAATGATCGGGCACCGGGCTGGAACGCCAATGGCGCCAACCATCTGTGCCTGACCATCGACGATCTTGATGCCACGGTGGCGCGCATTCAGGATGCCGGCATCGCGCTGACGTCCCAGATTCAGATGGGACTAGACGGCAATCGGCAGGCCTGGATTGAAGATCCCGATGGTAATCGGATCGAGCTTATGGAAATGAACCCCGATTGCCTGCAACTTCAGGCCATTGCGCGGCTCCATGCCGAAGGCCGATAA